One part of the Segnochrobactrum spirostomi genome encodes these proteins:
- a CDS encoding c-type cytochrome: MTRFPRLFPRPLRLRLGAAAALVLGLAGVAQGQSTAFAPQGSPGPDTMALKGLEIVRRTSAFVGPDVPDATKRYAGNNLACTDCHLQAGTQRFALPLYGLRDLFPHYNARTGDAISLADRVNACFTRSLNGKAMPEDAPEMKALVAYLDYLSTGMSNGKIPPDQGAGHISWLTRPADPKRGEPIYAATCAMCHGKKGEGIRWSAVVKDRGYMIPPLWGKDSFNDGAGMARLITMANFVHSNMPHGTDYWSPNLKVDEAWDVAAYVLSQPRPKKKGLDKDFPDLLLKPVDVPYGPYADEFSEEEHKFGPFGPIARRIVALKNEARLKARQKEIQELQNAQRQQQQQQAPQDLTPQPGAAQQPTGLQ, translated from the coding sequence ATGACGCGATTTCCGCGACTTTTTCCCCGCCCGTTGCGGCTCCGTCTCGGCGCGGCGGCGGCGCTCGTCCTCGGCCTCGCGGGCGTCGCCCAAGGCCAGTCGACGGCGTTCGCACCGCAAGGTTCGCCGGGTCCGGATACGATGGCGCTCAAGGGGCTCGAGATCGTCCGCCGCACCTCGGCGTTCGTCGGGCCGGACGTGCCGGATGCCACGAAGCGCTATGCCGGCAACAATCTCGCCTGCACCGATTGCCATCTCCAGGCCGGCACGCAGCGCTTCGCCCTGCCGCTCTACGGTCTGAGGGACCTGTTTCCCCATTACAACGCGCGCACCGGCGATGCGATCTCGCTCGCCGACCGCGTCAATGCCTGCTTCACCCGCAGCCTGAACGGCAAGGCGATGCCCGAGGATGCGCCGGAGATGAAGGCGCTCGTCGCCTATCTCGATTATCTCTCGACCGGCATGAGCAACGGGAAGATCCCGCCCGATCAGGGCGCCGGGCATATCTCGTGGCTGACGCGGCCGGCCGATCCGAAGCGCGGCGAGCCGATCTATGCGGCGACCTGCGCGATGTGCCACGGCAAGAAGGGCGAGGGCATCCGCTGGAGCGCGGTCGTGAAGGACCGCGGTTACATGATCCCGCCGCTGTGGGGCAAGGACAGCTTCAACGACGGCGCCGGCATGGCCCGCCTCATCACCATGGCGAACTTTGTCCACTCCAACATGCCGCACGGCACGGATTATTGGTCGCCGAACCTCAAGGTCGACGAGGCGTGGGACGTCGCGGCCTATGTGCTGTCGCAGCCCCGGCCGAAAAAGAAGGGACTCGACAAGGACTTCCCGGATCTTCTTCTGAAGCCGGTGGATGTGCCGTACGGGCCCTATGCCGACGAGTTCAGCGAGGAGGAGCACAAATTCGGCCCCTTCGGCCCGATCGCCCGGCGCATCGTCGCCCTCAAGAACGAGGCGCGCCTCAAAGCCCGGCAGAAGGAGATCCAGGAGCTCCAGAACGCCCAGCGGCAACAGCAGCAGCAACAGGCGCCGCAGGATCTGACGCCGCAGCCGGGTGCCGCGCAGCAGCCGACCGGCCTGCAATGA
- a CDS encoding DEAD/DEAH box helicase — MPFPVLHPAIARALAERDYSEPTPVQAAVLEEAADGRDLLVSAQTGSGKTVAYGLAFARDLLGEPDAAPAGLDRPSAPLALVVAPTRELALQVHRELTWLYAAAGARVVSCVGGMDPKAERRRLADGAHIVVGTPGRLRDHVERGALDLSALAAVVLDEADEMLDLGFREDLEFLLEATPEGRRTLLFSATLPKDIVALAERFQDRALRIRVEGGERGHADIEYRAVRVFPNEIEHAVVNLLRLHEAPAAIVFCNTRNSVRHLQAVLLERGFSVVALSGELGQSERNQALQALRDGRARVCVATDVAARGIDLPGLALVIHAELPNDAETLQHRSGRTGRAGRKGISVLLVARNRRRKAETLMVNAGIVPIWSGPPTPEEIRALDRARLLADPILTEPAGDDDREMADALLAERSAEDLAMALARLYRSRLPAAEDVGDPGEGRGAGAVREPRGSHAAASQGGTGGVWFRMDIGRNKRADPKWLLPLICRQGGIGREHVGTIRIFPEETRFEIAQAAAGTFLASIQRERGEAEIVPLGPDAGEPTRGPRGKPGKGFKGPKRPREARGDDAAPQAETYREKPPRKAFDRPEPGEAERRYEKPKRSDRHEADAPRAAPDHEPKSGPYKGKKRSAEAPRPGKPERAYGADERKPRSSTDERPARKPRAPEDGGNAPYRKRPRKG; from the coding sequence TTGCCCTTTCCCGTCCTGCACCCGGCGATCGCCCGCGCCCTCGCCGAGCGCGATTATTCCGAGCCGACACCGGTTCAGGCCGCCGTCCTCGAAGAGGCCGCTGACGGCCGTGACCTTCTCGTCTCCGCGCAGACCGGATCCGGCAAGACCGTCGCCTACGGTCTCGCCTTCGCCCGGGATCTCCTCGGCGAGCCCGACGCCGCCCCCGCGGGCCTCGACCGGCCGAGCGCGCCGCTCGCCCTCGTCGTCGCGCCGACCCGCGAACTCGCCCTGCAGGTCCACCGCGAGCTGACCTGGCTCTATGCCGCGGCGGGCGCGCGCGTCGTCTCGTGCGTCGGCGGCATGGACCCGAAGGCCGAACGTCGGCGCCTCGCCGACGGCGCCCACATCGTCGTCGGCACGCCCGGCCGCCTCCGCGACCACGTCGAGCGCGGCGCGCTCGATCTCTCGGCGCTCGCCGCCGTCGTCCTCGACGAGGCCGACGAGATGCTCGACCTCGGCTTCCGCGAAGACCTCGAGTTCCTCCTCGAGGCGACGCCGGAAGGCCGCCGCACCCTGCTCTTCTCGGCGACGCTGCCGAAGGACATCGTCGCCCTCGCCGAGCGCTTCCAAGACCGTGCCCTGCGCATCCGCGTCGAAGGCGGCGAGCGGGGCCACGCCGACATCGAATATCGCGCCGTCCGCGTCTTTCCGAACGAGATCGAGCACGCGGTCGTCAACCTGCTGCGCCTCCACGAGGCGCCGGCGGCGATCGTGTTCTGCAACACCCGCAATTCCGTCCGCCACCTCCAGGCGGTGCTGCTCGAGCGCGGCTTCTCGGTCGTCGCGCTCTCCGGCGAACTCGGCCAGAGCGAGCGCAACCAGGCACTCCAGGCGCTGCGCGACGGCCGCGCTCGCGTGTGCGTCGCGACCGACGTCGCCGCCCGCGGCATCGACCTGCCGGGCCTCGCGCTCGTCATCCATGCCGAGCTGCCCAACGATGCCGAGACGCTCCAGCATCGCAGCGGCCGCACCGGCCGGGCGGGCCGCAAGGGCATCAGCGTGCTCCTCGTCGCGCGCAACCGCCGCCGCAAGGCCGAGACGCTGATGGTCAACGCCGGCATCGTGCCGATCTGGAGCGGACCGCCGACGCCGGAGGAAATCCGCGCCCTCGATCGCGCCCGCCTGCTGGCCGATCCGATCCTCACCGAACCCGCCGGCGACGACGACCGGGAGATGGCCGACGCCCTCCTCGCCGAGCGTTCGGCCGAAGACCTCGCGATGGCGCTCGCCCGGCTCTATCGCAGCCGCCTGCCGGCCGCCGAGGACGTCGGCGATCCCGGCGAGGGCCGCGGTGCGGGCGCCGTTCGTGAGCCGCGCGGAAGCCACGCCGCCGCGTCCCAGGGCGGCACCGGCGGCGTCTGGTTCCGCATGGATATCGGCCGCAACAAGCGGGCCGATCCGAAATGGCTGCTGCCGCTGATCTGCCGCCAGGGCGGCATCGGCCGTGAGCATGTCGGCACGATCCGCATCTTCCCCGAGGAGACCCGCTTCGAGATCGCGCAAGCCGCGGCCGGCACCTTCCTCGCCTCGATCCAGCGCGAGCGCGGCGAGGCCGAGATCGTGCCGCTCGGTCCCGACGCCGGCGAGCCGACGCGCGGACCGCGCGGCAAGCCCGGCAAGGGCTTCAAAGGGCCGAAGCGGCCGCGTGAGGCCCGCGGCGACGATGCCGCGCCGCAGGCCGAGACCTATCGCGAGAAGCCGCCGCGCAAGGCGTTCGACCGTCCCGAGCCCGGCGAGGCAGAGCGCCGCTACGAGAAGCCGAAGCGCAGCGACCGCCATGAGGCGGACGCGCCGCGCGCCGCGCCGGATCACGAGCCGAAGAGCGGGCCCTACAAGGGCAAGAAGCGCTCCGCCGAGGCCCCTCGTCCCGGCAAGCCGGAGCGGGCCTACGGCGCAGATGAGCGCAAGCCGCGGTCGAGCACGGACGAGCGCCCGGCCCGCAAGCCGCGCGCGCCTGAGGACGGCGGCAACGCGCCCTACCGCAAGCGTCCCCGTAAAGGCTGA
- the metF gene encoding methylenetetrahydrofolate reductase [NAD(P)H]: MTPTPRLSRAGGAPVSVSFEFFPPKTEEMERNLWTAVERLAPLRPSFVSVTYGAGGSTRERTHATVARILRETDLKPAAHLTCVAASRAEIDTVVRGYHEVGVRHIVALRGDPAAGPGNAYEPHPDGYAFTADLIRGIRAIGDFEISVSAYPERHPESPTWDVELDILKRKVDAGATRAITQFFFDNDLYDAYVERVRAAGIDIPILPGILPVLGLAQVKNFAARTGATVPAWIAHRFEGLEHDPATRQLVSAAVAAEQALDLVDRGVTDFHFYTMNRADLVYAICHLLGLRPTPLAEAA, from the coding sequence ATGACCCCGACCCCCCGCTTGAGCCGCGCCGGCGGCGCGCCGGTGTCCGTTTCGTTCGAGTTCTTCCCGCCGAAGACGGAGGAGATGGAGCGCAATCTGTGGACCGCGGTGGAGCGCCTCGCGCCGCTGCGCCCGAGCTTCGTGTCGGTCACCTACGGCGCCGGCGGCTCGACCCGGGAGCGCACCCACGCGACCGTCGCCCGCATCCTGCGCGAGACCGACTTGAAGCCCGCCGCGCACCTGACCTGCGTTGCGGCGAGCCGCGCCGAAATCGACACCGTGGTGCGCGGCTACCACGAGGTTGGCGTGCGCCACATCGTGGCGCTGCGCGGCGATCCGGCGGCCGGGCCGGGCAACGCCTACGAGCCCCATCCGGACGGCTACGCCTTTACCGCCGATCTCATCCGCGGCATCCGCGCGATTGGGGATTTCGAGATTTCAGTGTCCGCCTATCCGGAACGCCACCCGGAAAGCCCGACCTGGGACGTCGAGCTCGACATCCTCAAGCGCAAGGTCGATGCCGGCGCGACCCGGGCGATCACCCAGTTCTTCTTCGACAACGATCTCTACGACGCCTATGTGGAGCGCGTGCGGGCGGCGGGCATCGATATTCCGATCCTGCCCGGCATCCTGCCGGTGCTCGGGCTCGCGCAGGTGAAGAACTTCGCGGCCCGCACCGGTGCGACGGTTCCGGCGTGGATCGCCCACCGCTTCGAGGGGCTCGAGCACGATCCGGCGACGCGCCAGCTCGTCTCCGCCGCCGTCGCCGCCGAGCAGGCGCTCGATCTGGTGGACCGCGGCGTGACGGACTTCCATTTCTATACGATGAACCGCGCCGACCTCGTCTACGCGATCTGTCATCTCCTCGGCCTGCGGCCCACGCCGCTCGCCGAGGCCGCCTGA
- a CDS encoding MipA/OmpV family protein, protein MGRRLALDFYGAAAGIAVLGAVGSAPAFAQQITEVDKATQWVVTIQGNGVVSPVYYGASSYSAVPFPSFEFRRADQPANFESPDDGFNLSLFGNRQFKVGIIGQYRSGRYNSSEDNLYGIDSIPWAIEAGGFAEFWPVEQLRTRIAVMHGVKGNYAWSGEFQADWVQKLQPWTFSIGPRVDFGDAKFVNTYFGVTQQEADVNGLVTPYDPGGGITGVGGLAMAAYKFNDNWATSVYGKYERLVGDAADSPIVKNLGSPNQAQIGVTLSYTFGVSY, encoded by the coding sequence ATGGGACGACGGCTCGCTTTGGATTTCTATGGTGCGGCGGCCGGCATCGCCGTCCTCGGAGCGGTCGGATCCGCTCCCGCATTCGCGCAGCAGATCACCGAGGTCGACAAGGCCACCCAATGGGTCGTCACGATCCAGGGCAACGGCGTGGTGTCCCCCGTCTATTACGGGGCGAGTTCCTACAGCGCGGTGCCGTTCCCGTCGTTCGAGTTCCGCCGCGCCGACCAGCCGGCGAACTTCGAATCCCCCGACGACGGTTTCAATCTCTCCCTGTTCGGCAACCGCCAATTCAAGGTCGGCATCATCGGCCAATATCGCTCCGGCCGCTACAATTCGTCCGAAGACAATCTCTACGGCATCGACAGCATTCCCTGGGCGATCGAGGCGGGCGGCTTCGCGGAATTCTGGCCGGTCGAGCAATTGCGCACCCGCATCGCCGTGATGCACGGCGTCAAGGGCAACTATGCCTGGAGCGGCGAGTTTCAGGCCGACTGGGTGCAGAAATTGCAGCCGTGGACTTTCTCGATCGGTCCGCGCGTCGATTTCGGCGACGCCAAGTTCGTGAACACCTATTTCGGCGTGACGCAGCAGGAGGCGGACGTCAACGGGCTCGTCACGCCCTACGATCCGGGCGGCGGCATCACCGGGGTCGGCGGCCTCGCGATGGCGGCCTACAAGTTCAACGACAACTGGGCGACGAGCGTCTACGGCAAATATGAGCGCCTGGTGGGCGACGCGGCCGACAGCCCGATCGTCAAGAATCTCGGCTCGCCGAACCAGGCGCAGATCGGCGTGACGCTGAGCTACACCTTCGGCGTCAGCTATTGA
- a CDS encoding isochorismatase family protein — MFTEPAALLPIDMQQAFDGPPWPRRWNRHVDENGLALLAAWRAAGWPILHVRHDSVEPNSTLRPGLPGNAFRPGFSPAEGEPLVTKSVNAAFIGTDLDLRLRRLGVHTVVAFGISTDMCVSTSVRVGSNLGWRMILAEDACDCFDLPAGDEAIIPAETIHRAHVATLAFEFATAATTAAVVEAVKRASGRA; from the coding sequence ATGTTCACCGAGCCCGCCGCCCTCCTGCCCATCGACATGCAGCAGGCATTCGACGGCCCGCCGTGGCCGCGACGCTGGAACCGGCACGTCGACGAGAACGGTCTCGCCCTCCTCGCCGCATGGCGGGCGGCCGGCTGGCCCATCCTCCACGTTCGCCACGATTCGGTGGAGCCGAACTCGACCTTGCGTCCGGGCCTGCCCGGCAACGCCTTCCGGCCCGGCTTCTCCCCCGCCGAGGGCGAGCCGCTCGTCACCAAGAGCGTCAACGCCGCCTTCATCGGAACCGACCTCGATCTCAGGCTGCGTCGCCTCGGCGTTCACACCGTCGTCGCCTTCGGCATCTCGACCGACATGTGCGTTTCGACGAGCGTGCGCGTCGGCTCCAATCTCGGCTGGCGCATGATCCTCGCCGAAGACGCCTGCGATTGCTTCGATCTGCCGGCGGGTGACGAGGCCATCATCCCGGCCGAGACGATCCACCGCGCCCACGTCGCCACCCTCGCCTTCGAGTTCGCCACCGCCGCCACGACGGCCGCCGTGGTGGAGGCCGTGAAGCGAGCGAGCGGTCGCGCCTGA
- a CDS encoding MOSC domain-containing protein, producing the protein MNQQPMLFEPEIAVVSGRKFEGRVVGVLATTDPADFDTQPVEFLDLGLEGVAGDRHHGFVRASSSREPWHPRGTSVRNDRQLSLLSVEDLAEISRRLNVADTAAGWIGGNIVFEGIPRLSWLPRGTRLFFSSGAVVYVEDQNGPCRIAGRAIVRRIPDRPDIELGFPKEAKGLRGVVASVERAGQVKPGDVVKVMVPEQWIYPA; encoded by the coding sequence ATGAACCAGCAGCCGATGTTGTTCGAGCCGGAGATCGCGGTCGTCTCTGGGCGCAAGTTCGAGGGACGGGTCGTCGGCGTGCTTGCCACCACGGACCCCGCGGATTTCGACACGCAGCCCGTCGAGTTCCTCGATCTCGGTCTCGAAGGCGTCGCCGGCGACCGCCATCACGGCTTCGTCCGCGCCTCGTCGAGCCGGGAGCCTTGGCATCCGCGCGGAACGTCGGTTCGCAACGACCGGCAGCTCTCGCTTCTCTCCGTCGAGGATCTCGCCGAGATTTCGCGCCGCCTCAACGTCGCCGACACCGCCGCCGGCTGGATCGGCGGCAACATCGTGTTCGAGGGCATCCCGCGACTGTCGTGGCTGCCGCGCGGCACGCGGCTGTTCTTCTCGAGCGGCGCCGTCGTCTATGTCGAGGATCAGAACGGCCCGTGCCGGATCGCCGGGCGCGCCATCGTGCGGCGCATCCCCGACCGGCCCGACATCGAGCTCGGCTTCCCGAAAGAGGCGAAGGGCCTGCGCGGCGTCGTCGCCTCGGTCGAACGCGCCGGGCAGGTGAAGCCCGGCGACGTCGTGAAGGTCATGGTGCCGGAGCAGTGGATCTATCCGGCCTGA
- a CDS encoding YaiI/YqxD family protein codes for MSDAAAPIVVYVDADACPVKAEIYRVAERRGLKVVLVANSGLMLPRDPGFPIERVLVPGGLNVADDWIAERAGAGDIVVTADIPLADRCVKAGATVLAPNGRAFTTASIGMALATRNLMEDLRSAGATTGGPPPFSPKDRSAFLAALDLAAVRIARGRQA; via the coding sequence ATGAGCGACGCCGCCGCCCCCATCGTCGTCTATGTCGATGCCGACGCCTGTCCGGTGAAGGCGGAGATCTACCGCGTGGCCGAGCGGCGCGGGCTCAAGGTGGTGCTCGTGGCGAACAGCGGCCTGATGCTGCCGCGTGATCCAGGCTTTCCGATCGAGCGCGTGCTGGTGCCCGGCGGCCTCAACGTCGCCGACGACTGGATCGCCGAGCGCGCGGGTGCCGGCGACATCGTCGTCACCGCCGACATTCCGCTCGCCGACCGTTGCGTGAAGGCGGGCGCGACGGTCCTCGCCCCGAACGGCCGCGCCTTCACCACCGCCTCGATCGGGATGGCGCTCGCCACGCGGAATCTCATGGAAGACCTGCGCTCGGCCGGCGCGACGACGGGCGGGCCACCGCCGTTTTCGCCGAAGGATCGTTCCGCCTTCCTCGCCGCCCTCGACCTCGCCGCCGTGCGCATCGCCCGCGGCCGTCAGGCCTGA
- a CDS encoding HdeD family acid-resistance protein: MPIELTPAKLNAKLSGLRDAWKWFVVAGAALTVLGLVALGNLFAATLAVMFLTGILLIAAGIVQILHAFQARGWGKILYWLGSGVIYAIAGGIAIEKPVLASEVFTLMLGVVVLVTGVFRIIAALDARPALGWGWMLASAIVTTLFGLLITAQWPLNTEWLIGLVLGVDLVFQGVAWISFGLAIRRHV; encoded by the coding sequence ATGCCGATCGAACTCACGCCGGCCAAATTGAACGCGAAATTATCGGGCCTTCGCGACGCCTGGAAATGGTTCGTCGTGGCGGGCGCTGCGCTGACCGTGCTCGGCCTCGTCGCGCTCGGCAATCTCTTCGCCGCCACCCTCGCGGTGATGTTCCTCACCGGCATCCTGCTGATCGCCGCCGGCATCGTGCAGATCCTGCACGCCTTCCAGGCGCGCGGCTGGGGCAAGATCCTCTACTGGCTCGGAAGCGGCGTCATCTACGCGATCGCCGGCGGCATCGCGATCGAGAAGCCGGTGCTCGCCTCGGAGGTGTTCACGCTGATGCTCGGCGTCGTCGTGCTCGTCACCGGCGTGTTCCGCATCATCGCGGCGCTCGACGCGCGCCCCGCGCTCGGCTGGGGCTGGATGCTCGCGAGCGCGATCGTGACGACCCTGTTCGGCCTGCTGATCACCGCGCAGTGGCCGCTCAACACCGAGTGGCTGATCGGCCTCGTGCTCGGCGTCGATCTCGTCTTCCAGGGCGTCGCCTGGATCAGCTTCGGCCTCGCGATCCGCCGCCACGTCTGA
- a CDS encoding septal ring lytic transglycosylase RlpA family protein, translating into MPQVDPGSPLGARRQAEAAQRTALTEDTSEPGGTRTSDTAADRVDTSRWVASAGRKCGNASWYGSGGSHTASGERFASGALTAAHRSLPFGTQLLVTDMETNRSLLVRVNDRGPFTRSRVIDLSRGAARELGFVGRGVIPVCMAIVG; encoded by the coding sequence TTGCCGCAGGTCGATCCGGGATCTCCCCTCGGCGCCCGCCGTCAGGCCGAGGCCGCGCAAAGGACCGCGCTGACCGAGGACACGTCCGAGCCCGGCGGCACCAGGACGAGCGACACCGCAGCCGACCGCGTCGACACCTCGCGCTGGGTGGCCTCGGCCGGCCGCAAGTGCGGCAATGCCTCCTGGTACGGATCGGGCGGGTCCCACACCGCGAGCGGCGAGCGCTTCGCCTCGGGCGCCCTCACGGCGGCCCATCGCTCGCTGCCGTTCGGCACGCAGCTCCTCGTCACCGACATGGAGACGAACCGCAGCCTGCTCGTTCGCGTCAACGACCGCGGGCCGTTCACCCGCAGCCGGGTGATCGACCTCTCCCGCGGCGCGGCCCGGGAGCTCGGCTTCGTCGGCCGCGGCGTCATCCCGGTCTGCATGGCGATCGTGGGATGA
- a CDS encoding ArsR/SmtB family transcription factor gives MNVQPRPVGLDALVSTLKAAGESTRLRILALLAEGDLTVKDLTTILGQSQPRISRHLKLLVEAGLVLRFPEGAWAYYRLAEPALHGGLAASLLAALDFSDLPLERDRARCDAVKRAHAEAAANYFAANAGSWDRLRSLHVSEAAVEAAMREAVGDRPFGSLLDIGTGTGRILELFQDLYGSAVGIDPSQPMLAVARANLERAGIASAQVRQGDVYSLTMAADRFDLVTIHQVLHFLDDPGRAVGEAARMLRPGGRLLIVDFAPHALEFLRAEHAHRRLGFAHDQVRAWCEEAGLETVRVVDLAAPDGAPQALTVTLWLAKDPRILVAGTTRLETV, from the coding sequence GTGAACGTTCAACCGCGCCCCGTCGGGCTCGACGCCCTCGTCTCGACGCTGAAGGCGGCGGGCGAATCCACGCGCCTGCGCATCCTCGCGCTGCTCGCCGAGGGCGACCTCACGGTGAAGGACCTGACCACCATACTGGGCCAGAGCCAGCCGCGCATCTCCCGTCATCTGAAGCTGCTCGTCGAAGCCGGCTTGGTGCTGCGGTTTCCGGAAGGGGCGTGGGCCTATTACCGCCTCGCCGAGCCGGCGCTGCACGGTGGGCTCGCCGCGAGCCTGCTCGCCGCGCTCGATTTCTCGGACTTGCCGCTCGAGCGCGACCGGGCGCGCTGCGACGCGGTCAAGCGCGCCCACGCCGAGGCGGCGGCCAACTATTTCGCCGCCAACGCCGGCTCCTGGGATCGGCTACGCTCGCTCCACGTCTCCGAGGCCGCCGTCGAGGCGGCGATGCGCGAGGCGGTCGGCGACCGGCCGTTCGGCTCGCTCCTCGACATCGGCACCGGCACCGGGCGTATCCTCGAGCTCTTTCAGGACCTCTACGGCAGCGCCGTCGGGATCGATCCGAGTCAGCCGATGCTTGCGGTCGCGCGGGCCAATCTCGAGCGCGCCGGGATCGCGAGCGCGCAGGTGCGCCAGGGCGACGTCTATTCGCTCACCATGGCGGCGGACCGCTTCGATCTCGTCACCATCCATCAGGTGCTGCACTTCCTGGACGATCCAGGCCGCGCGGTCGGCGAGGCGGCGCGGATGCTGCGGCCGGGCGGCCGGCTCCTGATCGTCGATTTCGCCCCCCACGCTCTCGAATTCCTGCGCGCCGAGCACGCCCATCGCCGGCTCGGCTTCGCCCACGACCAGGTCCGTGCGTGGTGCGAGGAGGCCGGCCTCGAGACGGTGCGGGTCGTCGACCTCGCCGCGCCGGACGGCGCACCGCAAGCTTTGACTGTTACGCTGTGGCTCGCGAAGGATCCCCGCATCCTCGTGGCCGGCACGACGCGATTGGAGACCGTGTGA
- a CDS encoding methyl-accepting chemotaxis protein, giving the protein MRIADLPIRTKLVVFAGALFGAALTIVGGIGLLTMTNAVRLDAETLGVTLASNYAQDFAQEVDRAALTARAAAEAVEGLVAAGKADRDALGRMMTSLVAQNPGLIGMTLAFEPNALDGHDADFTAHPYSDASGRFVPYFFHKPDGSVGVEKLVMTKEAGTESWYDRPVRENRALVTPPYIYPVNGKDVLMTTVSVVIRRDGKPIGIVTTDLSLENMSALAKSMKVFGGGDASLIGTGGIWVANKDASLLGKPVADADSRSLVEASAGGVVMRQISTEDGATYAFASPVKIAGVDEVWTLVLTVPQWLAMKTVTDARNMMGGFAALVLIGMLVLVWVGSRIITKPIVDLTEKMRLLAADDTSIVLAGTDRKDEIGAIARAVDVFRENAIERHKLESENAEAQARQQRRQSSVDTLITRFREATHVMIDAASRASNDLASVSQELTSAATESETRAHSARDTSARASSNVQSVASAAEELTSSIGEIARQVAATSEMIGKAAVDARTTNAKIESLQAAANRIGDVVQLIEAIAGQTNLLALNATIEAARAGDAGKGFAVVASEVKQLAAQTSKATEEITSQIAAVRAETDQAVTAIRAISATIEEVNAFAGSIASAVEEQSAATSEIGTNIERAAAGTEAVATDIDELNSAVVGTNASATRVLDVSHSVRTVTDKLETEIEGFLRSVAAA; this is encoded by the coding sequence ATGCGCATTGCCGACCTACCCATCCGCACCAAACTCGTCGTCTTCGCAGGCGCCCTGTTCGGGGCCGCGCTGACGATCGTCGGCGGCATCGGCCTGCTGACGATGACGAACGCGGTGAGGCTGGATGCCGAAACCCTCGGCGTCACGCTTGCGTCGAACTACGCTCAGGACTTCGCCCAAGAGGTCGATCGCGCGGCGCTGACGGCGCGGGCTGCGGCGGAAGCCGTGGAGGGTCTCGTGGCGGCCGGGAAGGCGGATCGCGACGCCTTGGGCCGCATGATGACCAGCCTGGTGGCGCAGAATCCGGGCCTGATCGGCATGACGCTCGCCTTCGAGCCGAACGCGCTCGACGGCCACGACGCCGACTTCACGGCGCATCCCTATTCCGACGCCAGCGGCCGTTTCGTCCCCTACTTCTTCCACAAGCCGGACGGCTCGGTCGGGGTCGAGAAGCTCGTCATGACGAAGGAGGCCGGCACCGAGAGCTGGTACGACCGCCCGGTGCGCGAGAACCGCGCCCTCGTCACGCCGCCCTACATCTATCCCGTCAACGGCAAGGACGTGCTGATGACGACCGTCAGCGTCGTCATTCGGCGCGACGGCAAGCCGATCGGCATCGTGACGACCGATCTGTCGCTGGAGAACATGTCGGCGCTCGCCAAGAGCATGAAGGTGTTCGGCGGCGGCGATGCGAGCCTGATCGGCACCGGCGGAATCTGGGTGGCGAACAAGGACGCGTCACTGCTCGGCAAGCCGGTCGCCGATGCCGACTCCCGCTCGCTCGTCGAGGCCTCCGCCGGCGGTGTCGTCATGCGGCAGATCTCGACCGAGGACGGCGCGACCTACGCCTTCGCAAGCCCGGTCAAGATCGCCGGTGTGGACGAGGTCTGGACGCTGGTCCTGACCGTTCCGCAATGGCTGGCGATGAAGACGGTGACCGACGCCCGCAACATGATGGGCGGCTTCGCGGCCCTGGTGCTCATCGGCATGCTGGTGCTCGTCTGGGTCGGCTCGCGGATCATCACCAAGCCGATCGTCGACCTCACCGAGAAGATGCGCCTGCTGGCTGCGGACGACACCTCGATCGTGCTCGCGGGCACCGACCGGAAGGACGAGATCGGCGCCATCGCCCGCGCCGTGGACGTGTTCCGGGAAAATGCCATCGAGCGCCACAAGCTCGAGTCGGAGAATGCCGAGGCGCAGGCGCGTCAGCAGCGTCGGCAGAGCTCGGTCGATACGCTCATCACCCGCTTCCGCGAAGCGACCCACGTCATGATCGATGCGGCGAGCCGCGCCTCCAACGATCTCGCTTCGGTCTCCCAGGAACTGACCAGTGCGGCGACGGAGAGCGAGACCCGGGCGCATTCGGCGCGCGACACCTCGGCCAGGGCCTCCTCGAACGTGCAGTCCGTCGCCTCGGCCGCGGAGGAACTGACGAGTTCCATCGGCGAGATCGCCCGCCAGGTCGCCGCCACCTCCGAGATGATCGGCAAGGCGGCGGTCGACGCCCGCACGACGAACGCGAAGATCGAGAGCCTGCAAGCGGCGGCGAACCGGATCGGCGACGTGGTCCAGCTCATCGAGGCGATCGCCGGCCAGACCAACCTGCTCGCCCTCAATGCCACCATCGAGGCGGCGCGTGCCGGTGACGCCGGCAAGGGCTTCGCCGTCGTCGCCTCGGAGGTGAAGCAGCTCGCCGCCCAGACCTCGAAGGCGACCGAGGAGATCACCTCCCAGATCGCCGCCGTGCGCGCCGAGACCGATCAGGCGGTGACCGCGATCCGCGCCATCTCGGCGACGATCGAGGAGGTCAACGCCTTCGCCGGTTCGATCGCCTCGGCGGTCGAGGAGCAGAGCGCGGCGACGAGCGAGATCGGCACCAACATCGAGCGCGCCGCGGCGGGCACCGAGGCGGTCGCGACCGACATCGACGAGCTCAACTCGGCCGTCGTCGGCACCAACGCCTCGGCGACGCGGGTGCTCGACGTGTCGCATTCGGTGCGCACCGTCACCGACAAGCTCGAGACGGAGATCGAGGGCTTCCTGCGCTCCGTCGCGGCGGCCTGA